A part of Salvelinus alpinus chromosome 5, SLU_Salpinus.1, whole genome shotgun sequence genomic DNA contains:
- the mvk gene encoding mevalonate kinase: MQIKECIVSAPGKAILHGEHAVVHGKVALAVSLNLRTYLRLQATSTSKVCINLPNINTFLSWDVTALKQLLPDSGAELGNVNELDAELVRMLRNFVGVSNGTLDTRSMAILAFLYIYLCVFAKSGELPSLTVSVWSELPTGAGLGSSAAYSVCLAAAMLSASGTIPSPLSDQENTARWGEVEMELINRWAFQGERIIHGNPSGVDNAVGTWGGILRYRSGKITALSRVPMLRILLTNTKVPRSTKVLVAGVKDKLNKFPSIINPVLESVDAVSCTCEQTLTEMASDTPTPEHYNVLEELIDINQHHLNVIGVGHTTLDSLCQVTLARGLHSKLTGAGGGGCGITLLRPETECSVVQNTIQDLRDCGYDCWETRIGAAGVQQHSPLAVKEEVLEVLARY; the protein is encoded by the exons ATGCAAATCAAGGAATGTATCGTGTCTGCACCAGGGAAAGCTATCCTCCACGGAGAACACGCTGTCGTGCATGGCAAG GTGGCTCTGGCTGTAAGTTTGAACCTGCGCACATACCTACGGTTGCAGGCCACATCCACCAGTAAAGTCTGCATCAATCTCCCCAACATCAACACTTTCCTCAGCTGGGATGTGACCGCGTTGAAGCAGCTTCTCCCTGACTCTGGAG CTGAGCTGGGGAATGTGAATGAGCTTGATGCAGAGCTTGTCAGGATGCTGCGAAACTTTGTTGGTGTATCAAATGGAACCTTGGATACTCGCAGCATGGCCATCCTAGCCTTCCTCTACATCTACCTCTGTGTCTTTGCCAAGTCAGG GGAGTTGCCCAGCCTGACGGTGTCTGTGTGGTCAGAGTTGCCAACTGGAGCGGGTCTGGGGTCCAGCGCTGCCTACTCTGTGTGCCTGGCTGCAGCCATGCTTTCTGCCAGTGGGACCATCCCTTCTCCACTAAGTGACCAGGAAAACACAGCCAG GTGGGGTGAGGTGGAGATGGAGCTAATTAACAGGTGGGCGTTTCAGGGAGAGAGGATCATCCATGGGAACCCCTCAGGAGTGGACAATGCTGTGGGGACATGGG GTGGCATATTGAGATACCGTTCTGGGAAGATAACAGCCTTAAGCAG GGTCCCAATGTTAAGGATCCTACTCACGAACACCAAGGTCCCTCGCAGCACCAAGGTACTTGTTGCTGGAGTGAAGGACAAATTGAACAAG TTTCCCTCTATTATAAACCCTGTACTGGAGTCTGTGGATGCAGTCTCCTGCACCTGTGAGCAGACCTTAACAGAGATGGCCAGCGACACCCCCACACCAGAGCACTACAATGTCCTGGAG GAGCTTATTGACATCAACCAGCACCACCTGAATGTGATTGGTGTCGGACACACGACCCTGGACAGCCTGTGCCAGGTCACCCTGGCCAGAGGGCTACACAGCAAGCTGACTGGTGCCGGAGGAGGGGGCTGTGGCATCACCTTgcttagaccag AAACGGAGTGCTCGGTGGTCCAGAACACGATCCAGGACTTGAGAGACTGTGGCTATGACTGCTGGGAGACCCGTATCGGTGCAGCAGGCGTGCAGCAGCACTCTCCCCTCGCTGTGAAAGAGGAGGTCCTGGAGGTTCTGGCGCGCTACTGA